The region ATGCAATTCAAATGACATGCATTGCCACTGGAATTGGTAACTTAGACGAAAACTGATCATGTCTAGTCTGGACATATTCGATACCCATTACGTCTTTCTCATGGTTGCAATGATTTGAAATTCTAACTATTATTTTGTAGACTCGGTCAGATCTTTTTAAAGCGGTGCTTTCCATGGTTCTTTTAACATCTTGCCCttaatttgattttaaattttagttttcaaaatattagaaCGTACAACCTgatagtagattttttttcaagactttgTGCTTGATTtcccaaaattgacatttttttactgtgCATTGACAATTAGAactaactaaatgattaggatttaggtATGTTTCATTTGGAGCTTATTTCttgtttacaaaaaaacataaatgctgtatttttctgcaatATAAAGTAGGTTGCTTATGTTGTGTGTTCTGACCTGTTGTTTCTACTCACTCAAAGCAGGTGGTTAGTCATGAAATCCgaataaaaaaaatgacatgcATTGCCACTGGAATTGGTAACTAAGACGAACACTGACAATGTCTAGTCTTGCCATATTCGATACCCATTACGTATTTCTTTCTCATAGTTGCACTGATTTGAAATTCTAACTATTTGCAGACTCGGTCAGATCTTTTTAAAGCTGTGTTCCATGACTCTTTTTACATCATGCTTTTTTCACAGTCCTTGTTGCTTCAACTTAGTTCAATTATTCCCCTACTAATTATTTTCAATACGAACCTCAATACATTCCCCTACTAATTATTAATTATTCTCAATACAAACCTGAATCAAAAGTTATTTTACTATAATGCTGCAGTGCATATACCCGATCGTACATGGGCGTATTATAATATTAGTAGTAATATTGATTATAAAACAAACTTTAAAACCATTAAAAGTGCCCGTGTTTTTACTTAAATAGCTTTTTGGTATCTAAAATGCCCCCGGGCTGTTTTAATATCAACCCTTCTTGTGTTGTTAAGGTGGTACGCAGGATCACTTTCATTTGCCGTAGCTACAGCCCCCACATGAGTTTACTTAATGATGTATATATATTCAtatgtagcggtaaacgtaaatataaaacaaaatgaaacttctatgctactcaaatttgatacactcaccggagcgcttttaCTGGGTGAACCGGTGAAAGCGCACGGGGTGTCTCAACATCACAGATTCAACACATCTGCAATGCAATAACATCAACTGAAGACACCGGTTgacaaatttgagtagcgtaaaagtttaattttattatttttattattatttatgtttttttaaACACACTCGCAAACCTGAATTGCTGTGAAGCtcacatataaaacaaataatacaaCACGAAATATATAGGTTATTAAAGAGCATAAAAAACACATATTTGACCAAACAGGCGAAACTCCCTCACTGCAACCTACTACCAAGGTGGAAAAATGCTCTGAAAATATTGTTGTTTACTTCTTTTTAAAACAGCTTGTACTCACGGCTTCAATCAAGGTAACTATTAATGTAATGTTACAAGTACAATATATTAATACACCCGCTTATTTAATTGTATACTTACTGTTACCCTTTCTTCAACAAACTAGTCAAACAGGTGGTAATGTGGATCACTATTCAAGTTATTTACCACATTATACTGTAAATTGATTCTTGCAGGTGCAATATAGATCTAACGCAACCAAATTCATTCAGTCGTTGGAAACGATGCCTGTAAACATGTTCCATTTCAGACCTTTTTACCAAAGCAGGTGTTAAATATATGACCTCAAAGTGCATGACGCGGGTAAAGAGGCACGGAACTTCACGTACtgtgttgtattttttttaatgtgagtgATTTGACCTTATATCCTCTCACCGGGATTAAAAGATGCAAGATGTTGCGTATGTATCTCAAATATATCTGGGATTAGACTGAATATGTCTCGCAAATGAACCTTAAATATGTGTCCTTCTTTCAATGCATAATTCTCGCAGAGGCAATCTAAAATCACACCTCATATCAAGATAGTGGTATTGAGTCGACGTTTGTGTTCCCTTTAAAGAAGTTCTTACACATAACCTTTGTCTGGTAGTAAAAGGcacctattttttgttgttgaaaatatcaTAGATATTAGAGATatacaatacattaaaaaataataatttacctAGCCGCCACTCGAAACCTAGTGCATTGCATTGCTCAAATAACAGTTTGTGCAAATTAGATTACACGCGACGCCTACATAAATGGGTACTTTTAATGAAACCTTTCATTTTACTTATAAAGTCTATGCAGATGAAGGTTGGAAAGATTATTTAGGCACTTAAAGGTCAGTTTTATACCATCTAGGCACTTAAACAGGGACCATATACAATAATGTAACACCATTTTGCATCGAGTTCTATTGAATTGGGGGAGGGCTATAGCCAAACCAAAAAAGTTTTCTATACCTTAATGCATTTATAAAACAAAGGTGAAGGAAATACAGGTGTCTCCAGGATATATATCTATAATATTTTGATACTTTTATACACGTGGTGTACAATGATAAACTCTTACAGATTAAGGGATATAAACACACTTTAAAGCTTACACGGCAGAATGACGGCAACAGTACCGGCATACAAAAcaacaaaagaagaagaaaacaacaacagataGGTGAGTGTACTATTATCACACAATATCCAGAAGTACTATATTTATAGCCCTTTCGACCATTCTTCATAATATTTCCAATCGTCGATATCTGCAACTTAAAAAAGAAGAAAGCAAAAGTTTGATGCATTTATATAAGTATTCACTCAAAAACGGGCGTCATTTGGCAATTGTCAAATATCCCCGCCGGCTTTTAATAGTAAAGCATTGTTTTGactattttttaatatttgacttataTCGATATGATTATAATATTGTTGTCAACATTTTTCTATATACGTACTCCCGTAATAGAGGAGTCCTGACGAGCGTAACTGATGAGGGTACCTAGTAAAGTGACGAAATCCTTATAAGCTTCATTGAATCATGATTAGTTCTGATATGAGACACTGTttagcttgcttacttgcttatttcgggtggttttcccgaaccacgacagctctccatatccttctgtcctgcatcgccgttcccaggtcagattcttccagtccggtgtcttgcttgagtacatctacatatgtaaggggtggtctaccagggtttcttgttccgtgcccagtttatcaggttggcgacaggttcacacttgctcctgaagcagtggccagcgaagcgtgttctcctttctctgatcttctctgagagcctagggaggtctccatacaactctttgttgcttatgtgctgtttccaatgaatgttgtacactgccctaagcatacgggtgtaacagccgtccagctctttagatagtttgggagttatggtccaggcttcacatTCGTACGTTAAcacagactccactgttgcactgaagaccctcagtttgaaattctttggtagagcagacttccagatcttacttaggctgttgcatgctcttgttttgacatcatgctctgtgctagccatccatgctccgAGGTATTTGAAGTCTTTCACTTCGTCTAGCTTTGTACCAATATTTGTGCAGATGTTAACTTGCTGGTCTTGGTTAAAGGACATGAactttgtcttggtggcattcaTCTTTAATCCAACTCTTCCGACTGATGCTTCTACCCTTTGCAGCAGTTCCTgagcttgtttttttttcttctgacaGTAGAGCGAtgtcatcagcgaagtccagGTCGGTTACCACTTCTGGCCCAACTCGTCTGCTCTCTCTCCTTTCAAGCTGAAATCCTAGTGCTTCTTCCTTGCCATCTATAGCCACTCTCAAGGCATAGTCAAGCACTATCACAAACAGATACGAGGCAAGTGTATCTCCTTGTAGAACGCCGGCTACGATGTCAAACAGCTCAGTTTCTCCATCAGGGGAGATCACTTTGGCTTTGGTTTTCTTGTATGTCCTTCCAATGGCATCCACAAGTTGTTTTGGTATCCCATAGGCTCTGAGGATTTGTAGCATCTTGCCTCGGTGAATAGTGTCGAAGGCTTTTCGGAAGTCAATGAATGTGATAATGGCTGGTAGATTTTTGGCCTTCACTCCtctattatccttctaagagCCAGTATGTGGCTGACAGTAGTTCTTCCCACTCTGAAGCCATTCTGGTTGTTTCTCAGAAGTCCATCAACTTTGGGTCTTATCCTGTTGAGTATCAACCTATTGAAGGTTTTGGCCACTATTGAGGATAGGCTGATGCCACGGTAATTACCTCCTTGACTTAGGTCTCCTGACTTTGGTATTGGGATTATGTTAAGAATAGACCACTGATCAGGCATTCTTTCTTTCAGCAATGCATCGTTGCAAAATCCTAGCACCAGGTCATCCAGGTCACATCTCTTTAAGACTTCTGGTGGGATGCCGTCTTCTTCACTACTCTTTCCCTCTGCTATTGCTGTCTTTGCCTTTGTGTATCATTCATGGCTAAAAGGACCAACCTCAATCGTGAGATCATCTGTGATGGGCTCTATCGTATCATCTTCTCCCTCTATAATGAAATGATGGTACCAGTTAACCCTTTCCATCTGAGTGTCTCCTTTCAGCTGGCCCCTCATTGAAGATTTTCTTCCTGTAATGTCATTAATCAGTCTCCAACTCTGACTGTGTTTACAGTTGTCATGAGCCATTTTAACTTCTCTCAGCTTGATGATGAGATCATCCTCTATTGCCTGATTATAGGCTCCTGCTAGTTCAGACTTTGTCTGATTATAACCGAGCCTCTTGTCTTCGGTTGTGCATTCTTGATATGTCTCATAAGCATTCTTGATTTTCTGTCTTGCTGTTGTTACTCTGTGATCACTTGAGAAACACgccttcctgattttctttcTAACAGGGATGATCTTCTCTGTTGGTTCTGCAGTGGCGCTTATGAATCTCTCATATCGCTCGGTTGCATTTTCATTGATGTCTTCTGGAGGCTGGAATCTGTTGCGTACCTCAATTGTGTATTGCTGCTGTAACTTGTTGTTTGAACACAGTACCCTCCAGTCGTAGTGTTTCTTTCTTGACAAAGCCTTGCTCTTTCTTAGACTTAGTCTGATCCTTGCTGATACAATCCTATGATCAGATCCTATGCTGGAAAAGGTGCTATAAGCTTCAGCGTTCAGCAAGCTGTTCTTCCACTTTTTCCGAATCAGAACATAGTCCAGTTGATATTTGCTTCCCGGTGGGCTCATGTACGTCCACAAGTTTCCATTCCTCTTTCGGAAGTAGGTATTAGCAATAATGAGGTTTTTCTCAATTGCCAAATCTACCATATACTTTCCATTTCTGTTGGTTGTGTCATGATAGGTATAATTTGCATCTCCAGTTCCAACTCTACCATTGAAGTCTCCTACTATAACAAGGACATTGTGAGCTAGGATGGAATCAATGGCTCTTCTTAAGTTGTCATAGTGTGTTTCAATGTTGTCTTCATTGTCCACGTTAGTTGGACAATAGGTATCTATTACTGTTGTTGCTGGGTTACCCTGAAAGTTGGCAGCCAGGATACGGTCTGTGTGTTGTGTCACGCTAGCTAGTGAGCTTTTTGTACTAGAACTGAGAACGATGCCAACTCCGCCAGTTGCTGCACCTGCTCTATTTGTGACAGCTGAAGTTGTAATTAGCGTCTGGCCAAGTATGTTATCATATCTGACTGGTTCCTTGTGGACTATACGATGTTCCTGTATCCCCAGGATGTCTATGTTGTATGCCATTAAGCTGCACACTAGTTCCTCGCTGCATCTTTGTTCTCTGATGGTCCTCACATTCATGGTGGAGATTGTGACAATTTTCTTGCAGTTCATAAGGTTACTCCTTTTGCTTCCACATATGTCAGCCTTGTCCCTTCCTTGCGGCTTTGAGGACAAGCCATCATTTGATTTCTCAGAATCCGTGTCAGCTCCAGGAGTTGGTGTTTTTGTAGGGACTCTAACCCTAGTGTAGTTAGGTTTGCTGTCATAGTTTATCTTTTGCTGCTTAATTCTGCGGTCGCAACTCCTACAGAATGGTTTAACATAGGAGTTTGCCTTCTCACAGTTGTCGTGTGGCCGCTTTATAATAATGAGAAATCATTTTATCAACGCCCTTCACTCTTACCACTTCCGTCTCCAACCAGATGTGGTAAGTTGTACAGGACTCAGGACTCCCTGCTTGTGATCACTGACCGTATCCATAGAGTATTAACTATCATGAAACGCCCTTCTGTCGGAGAC is a window of Amphiura filiformis chromosome 2, Afil_fr2py, whole genome shotgun sequence DNA encoding:
- the LOC140138092 gene encoding uncharacterized protein, which gives rise to MRRACPPACGHALAPINQAPAMGQIAERPHDNCEKANSYVKPFCRSCDRRIKQQKINYDSKPNYTRVRVPTKTPTPGADTDSEKSNDGLSSKPQGRDKADICGSKRSNLMNCKKIVTISTMNVRTIREQRCSEELVCSLMAYNIDILGIQEHRIVHKEPVRYDNILGQTLITTSAVTNRAGAATGGVGIVLSSSTKSSLASVTQHTDRILAANFQGNPATTVIDTYCPTNVDNEDNIETHYDNLRRAIDSILAHNVLVIVGDFNGRVGTGDANYTYHDTTNRNGKYMVDLAIEKNLIIANTYFRKRNGNLWTYMSPPGSKYQLDYVLIRKKWKNSLLNAEAYSTFSSIGSDHRIVSARIRLSLRKSKALSRKKHYDWRVLCSNNKLQQQYTIEVRNRFQPPEDINENATERYERFISATAEPTEKIIPVRKKIRKACFSSDHRVTTARQKIKNAYETYQECTTEDKRLGYNQTKSELAGAYNQAIEDDLIIKLREVKMAHDNCKHSQSWRLINDITGRKSSMRGQLKGDTQMERVNWYHHFIIEGEDDTIEPITDDLTIEVGPFSHE